In Opitutaceae bacterium, the following proteins share a genomic window:
- a CDS encoding tyrosine-type recombinase/integrase, producing the protein MSVGEAAPYLKGFVTEMATVGFAELTIAGYMNSAIHFGGWLEAQGVSLSDIDENTVKAFEAHRCQCPGHRGHKCLSRHYIARVERFAEYLAQRGVIRPVANTVPETPASLIAFRQWLLRHRGLSTVTVARHEHLMKLMLPALGDDAGEYTATRVRTVILEQIRGCRPAYAKTFAGALRIYLRFLATSGACQPGLDHVVPTVAEWRLSSLPRYLDSTQVTRLNDACRKNGPLVPRDRAIMLLLLRLGLRAGDVADMRPVDIDWQEATLLVRGKGRRDVRLPLPQDAGDAVLDYMERERPGVMIDRVFLCAQAPFRALRSGGAVSDVVRLVLRKVGIENPPSRGANLIRHTAATSMLRAGATLDEIGTVLRHKSPDTTAHYAKVDVATLQQIAQPWPEQQEGR; encoded by the coding sequence ATGAGTGTCGGGGAAGCGGCCCCTTACCTGAAAGGCTTCGTCACCGAGATGGCGACCGTGGGCTTTGCGGAACTCACGATCGCTGGCTACATGAACTCTGCGATTCATTTCGGCGGCTGGTTGGAGGCTCAAGGCGTGAGCCTGTCAGACATCGATGAGAACACGGTGAAGGCGTTTGAAGCGCACCGCTGCCAATGCCCTGGTCATCGCGGTCACAAGTGTCTTTCCCGCCATTACATCGCCCGGGTCGAGCGTTTTGCCGAATATCTCGCGCAACGGGGAGTAATCCGCCCGGTTGCAAACACAGTGCCGGAAACTCCGGCGTCTTTGATCGCCTTCCGCCAATGGCTCTTACGACATCGAGGGCTGTCGACGGTTACCGTCGCTCGCCATGAGCACCTGATGAAACTGATGTTGCCCGCACTCGGTGACGATGCCGGCGAATACACGGCGACCAGGGTAAGAACCGTCATTTTGGAGCAGATCCGCGGCTGTCGGCCTGCCTATGCGAAAACGTTCGCCGGTGCGTTGCGCATCTACCTGCGCTTCCTGGCAACGAGCGGCGCCTGTCAACCTGGACTAGACCATGTCGTGCCAACAGTGGCCGAGTGGAGGCTGTCCTCGCTGCCGCGCTACCTCGACTCCACGCAAGTGACTCGTCTCAATGATGCGTGTCGCAAGAATGGACCTTTGGTGCCGAGGGATCGAGCCATTATGTTGTTGCTGCTCCGGCTGGGCCTTCGCGCCGGTGATGTCGCTGACATGCGTCCTGTCGACATCGACTGGCAGGAGGCCACCCTTCTGGTGCGGGGCAAAGGGCGGCGGGATGTCCGGTTGCCATTGCCACAGGATGCAGGAGATGCGGTGTTGGACTATATGGAACGCGAGCGTCCGGGCGTCATGATCGATCGCGTCTTTCTTTGTGCGCAGGCACCCTTCCGAGCACTACGCTCAGGCGGCGCGGTTTCCGATGTCGTCCGATTGGTGCTTCGCAAGGTTGGGATCGAGAACCCGCCATCTCGCGGAGCCAATCTCATCCGGCACACGGCCGCCACCAGCATGCTCCGAGCTGGGGCCACACTGGATGAAATCGGAACCGTTCTGAGGCACAAGTCACCGGACACGACCGCGCATTACGCCAAGGTTGATGTCGCCACTCTGCAGCAGATCGCGCAACCTTGGCCCGAGCAACAGGAGGGCAGGTAG